The Leptospira sp. WS39.C2 genome contains a region encoding:
- a CDS encoding prolipoprotein diacylglyceryl transferase — protein MLDRIPIPNPFGWEGLSTFSLLMMLAFLVGSYLLPKELERKKLDPNHSDWLIFLGILGTLIGAKIFFIFEIWDQVFIDVPGYDGKYTYPLIHWNGFPGHPGLWSSLFSGGGLVFFGGLLFGWLFITIYFRYHKLDVGAYYDAVIPALSMGYAIGRLGCFVSGDGCYGFATDTRIPFFVFDFHGAHPSGVPVWNTPVMESIMAFGYFSYFQFWARYQNFRKWSIGAQFLIIHGFARLIIEFLRVNKAVIPFIDPPTLVNIPDANGNPTFLTGYYWHGFSQSQYIAIGLILFGVYLMVSKKLWLKEKTNV, from the coding sequence ATGTTAGATCGAATTCCGATTCCCAATCCCTTTGGCTGGGAGGGTCTGTCCACTTTCAGCCTTCTTATGATGTTAGCCTTTCTTGTTGGTTCCTATCTTCTCCCAAAGGAACTAGAACGAAAAAAATTAGATCCAAACCATTCTGACTGGTTGATCTTTCTTGGGATTTTAGGCACCCTCATCGGTGCAAAAATTTTCTTTATCTTTGAAATTTGGGACCAAGTGTTCATCGATGTTCCAGGTTATGATGGAAAGTACACCTACCCGCTCATCCATTGGAATGGTTTTCCAGGCCATCCTGGTCTATGGTCCTCACTCTTCAGTGGCGGTGGTCTTGTTTTTTTTGGTGGGCTTCTTTTTGGATGGCTCTTTATCACAATTTACTTCCGTTATCACAAATTGGACGTTGGTGCTTATTATGATGCTGTGATTCCTGCCCTAAGTATGGGTTATGCGATAGGAAGACTAGGGTGTTTTGTGAGTGGGGATGGATGTTATGGTTTTGCAACAGATACCCGGATTCCATTTTTCGTTTTTGATTTCCACGGTGCCCATCCCTCTGGTGTACCTGTATGGAACACTCCCGTGATGGAATCCATCATGGCATTTGGTTACTTCTCCTACTTTCAATTTTGGGCACGGTACCAAAATTTTCGTAAGTGGAGCATTGGTGCGCAGTTTCTCATCATCCATGGATTTGCAAGGCTCATCATCGAATTTTTACGAGTCAATAAAGCAGTGATTCCTTTCATAGATCCACCTACTCTTGTAAACATTCCGGATGCCAATGGCAATCCTACTTTTCTCACTGGATACTACTGGCATGGATTTTCCCAGTCCCAATACATTGCCATTGGTCTCATTCTTTTTGGTGTTTATCTCATGGTTTCTAAAAAACTTTGGTTAAAGGAAAAAACAAACGTATGA
- a CDS encoding tetratricopeptide repeat protein — protein MNPFFSLIREAKNLEEEKEFTRAFNLYAESESYTKDESALIKIKAKKAWCLYSVGNPKETESVFQDIIQNYPSHPLSITVYSRYLIKLKKFKSAKVLLQKSIIQFPSYLENYLLLASLLKDMERSEEAIEVLKQALSQDHLSNGRGIDRKDIWAELGSLYFSRGDFNSALASLKKSLKMVEPDEFLHYDLLALCYLDAEDPENALTSIRTHIEFCKEIDPETLIILARAHCRLGKVDEAANNLIQAYSIEDSLYLKAADFIDFAPLLRNGFFTTLENIEWEEP, from the coding sequence ATGAATCCTTTTTTTTCTCTGATCCGTGAAGCAAAAAATTTGGAAGAGGAAAAGGAATTCACACGGGCATTTAATTTATATGCAGAGAGCGAATCGTATACAAAGGACGAATCTGCTCTCATCAAAATCAAAGCGAAAAAAGCCTGGTGTTTATATTCAGTGGGAAATCCGAAAGAAACAGAATCGGTTTTCCAAGACATCATCCAAAACTATCCATCTCACCCACTCAGTATCACGGTTTATTCTCGTTATCTCATCAAATTAAAAAAATTCAAATCCGCAAAAGTCCTACTCCAAAAAAGTATCATCCAATTTCCATCTTACTTAGAAAATTATCTTTTATTAGCTTCTTTGTTAAAAGATATGGAACGATCGGAAGAAGCAATTGAAGTATTAAAACAAGCATTGTCTCAAGACCATTTGAGTAATGGCCGCGGAATTGATCGTAAGGATATTTGGGCAGAACTTGGCTCATTGTATTTTTCAAGAGGGGATTTTAACTCAGCCCTTGCATCCTTAAAAAAATCACTGAAAATGGTGGAACCAGATGAGTTCCTTCATTACGACTTACTTGCGTTATGTTACCTTGATGCAGAGGACCCAGAGAATGCACTTACCTCAATTCGCACTCATATTGAATTTTGTAAAGAAATTGACCCAGAAACTCTTATCATTTTAGCAAGAGCTCATTGTCGTTTGGGAAAAGTAGACGAAGCTGCGAATAATCTCATCCAAGCTTATTCGATTGAAGATTCCTTATACTTAAAAGCAGCTGACTTTATAGATTTTGCACCACTCCTTCGGAATGGTTTTTTTACTACCTTGGAGAACATTGAATGGGAAGAGCCATAA
- a CDS encoding crotonase/enoyl-CoA hydratase family protein → MNPSPFFTIERRKNIAILWLNRPEKRNAMNWPFWRDLPDLVAEIDSDPKIHCFVIAGKGKSFSTGLDLEDFFQEFKPVVQGELADGREKLYQLILTMQKGINAVYNSKKPSIALVQKHCIGGGLDLVSACDIRYASEDAVFSLRESKVAIVADMGSLQRLPHLIGNAHTRELALTGKDITANEAFQMGLVTKVTKDFDTLLTEGLKTAEEISENPTIVIRGVKQVLNHGIGKTIEDGLDYVAVWNASMLDSKDFRSAIGGFMERKRPVFNPETRLD, encoded by the coding sequence ATGAACCCTTCTCCTTTTTTTACAATTGAAAGAAGAAAAAACATAGCCATCCTTTGGCTGAATCGTCCTGAAAAAAGGAATGCGATGAATTGGCCATTTTGGCGTGACCTTCCCGATTTGGTTGCAGAGATTGATTCCGATCCAAAGATCCATTGTTTTGTGATTGCTGGAAAAGGAAAATCTTTCTCAACGGGTCTTGATTTAGAAGATTTTTTCCAAGAGTTCAAACCTGTTGTCCAAGGAGAACTTGCTGATGGTCGAGAAAAACTTTACCAACTCATCCTTACGATGCAAAAGGGAATCAATGCAGTTTACAATTCCAAAAAACCTTCCATTGCACTTGTACAAAAACACTGTATTGGTGGTGGACTAGACTTAGTATCTGCATGTGACATTCGTTATGCGTCTGAAGATGCGGTATTTTCTTTACGGGAATCCAAAGTTGCCATCGTTGCGGATATGGGTTCTTTACAAAGGTTACCACACCTCATTGGCAATGCTCATACAAGAGAACTTGCCCTCACTGGCAAAGACATTACAGCAAATGAAGCCTTCCAAATGGGACTTGTGACGAAGGTCACTAAAGATTTTGATACTTTATTAACAGAAGGATTAAAAACAGCCGAAGAAATTTCGGAAAATCCAACAATTGTCATCCGAGGTGTGAAACAAGTTTTAAACCATGGGATTGGAAAAACCATCGAAGATGGATTGGATTATGTAGCGGTTTGGAACGCTAGCATGCTCGATTCCAAGGATTTCCGTAGTGCGATTGGTGGGTTTATGGAACGAAAACGTCCTGTTTTCAATCCAGAAACCCGATTGGATTAA